In the genome of Thermosphaera aggregans DSM 11486, one region contains:
- a CDS encoding DUF47 domain-containing protein — MEGLNIRLSDILSVEAIETLIDFLSNLEKIAKAFSSSLDLLNTMRVGEARVQLAEVLKLEEKGKDLRTRLEELIVSSRLEPSLKEDLLNFVIKADAIGDHIKEAARELTILPILEIPVEIRNGIIELSKLSITALHQLISAAKKTMEGNNTEALEDIKLINKYEERADQVDLANRGLLLTLADKLRPVTMSILIHDLNKDLEESVDACQVAGEYLKLIILTWLA; from the coding sequence GACTTTCTAAGCAACCTTGAAAAAATAGCCAAAGCTTTCAGTAGCTCCTTGGATTTGCTCAACACAATGAGGGTTGGAGAGGCAAGGGTACAGCTTGCTGAAGTGTTGAAGCTTGAGGAGAAGGGGAAAGACCTCAGGACTAGGCTCGAAGAATTGATTGTCTCCTCGAGGCTGGAGCCTTCTCTTAAAGAAGACTTGTTAAACTTTGTCATCAAGGCTGACGCCATAGGAGATCATATCAAGGAGGCTGCGAGGGAGCTTACCATTCTCCCAATACTGGAGATTCCAGTGGAGATTCGTAACGGAATTATAGAGTTGAGCAAGCTATCTATAACAGCTCTCCACCAACTAATATCGGCCGCTAAGAAAACCATGGAGGGGAATAATACGGAAGCTCTCGAGGATATAAAGTTGATCAACAAGTATGAGGAAAGAGCTGATCAAGTTGATCTTGCGAACAGAGGATTGCTCCTAACCTTAGCAGACAAGTTGAGACCAGTCACCATGTCTATCCTCATACATGATTTGAACAAGGATTTAGAAGAAAGCGTTGATGCCTGCCAGGTGGCCGGCGAGTACTTGAAGCTTATCATCCTTACATGGCTTGCCTAG
- a CDS encoding flavin reductase family protein: MKRLLYPMRTYLIVSGRIGGEVNVMAADWVTMVSADPFIIAVSISPKRYTHKLITRYKEFVVSVPTVEILKDVWLFGSRSGPGKLSEARVTFEKPVAVSVPLIKEAVANLECKVIGMHDYGDHTLFIGEVVAYTYNDKVFPDDEPKPGSGFILHIAKDKFTVEESSVVKAR, from the coding sequence ATGAAAAGGCTTCTGTACCCTATGCGGACTTATCTAATAGTTTCAGGCAGAATTGGCGGAGAAGTAAATGTTATGGCGGCCGACTGGGTCACCATGGTTTCCGCAGACCCCTTCATCATAGCTGTGTCTATATCCCCTAAGAGATATACTCACAAGCTTATAACAAGGTATAAAGAGTTCGTGGTGAGCGTTCCAACCGTTGAAATCCTTAAAGACGTCTGGCTCTTCGGCTCGAGGAGTGGGCCGGGTAAACTATCCGAGGCAAGGGTTACATTCGAGAAGCCCGTAGCCGTGAGCGTTCCATTGATAAAAGAAGCAGTTGCTAATCTAGAATGCAAGGTTATAGGTATGCATGATTACGGGGATCACACACTTTTCATAGGAGAGGTGGTAGCGTACACTTACAATGACAAGGTCTTCCCCGACGATGAGCCGAAGCCAGGCTCAGGCTTCATTCTTCACATCGCTAAGGACAAGTTTACGGTGGAAGAAAGCTCAGTCGTCAAGGCCAGGTAA
- a CDS encoding PLP-dependent aminotransferase family protein has protein sequence MSRPDYYKFLSSRANLIEPSPIREMVSKIAVKSKTRQVISFAAGEPDPDVIPRELYAELSSELFKKVRIIGNYSPADGVIDLKNEIAGFMKEFEGVSTNPENIVVTLGGSQAIDLIGRLLLDPGDMVLTENPSYVNTLLVWKHYGVQIKGIPMDDHGLIPEELDRALSKLSKEGKRVKLLYTIPTGQNPSGLTLAQERRKHVLEIASKYDILVVEDTAYNHLLYEPIEVKTLRSMDKEGRVIYVGSFSKVLGTGLRIGWLEGPLEIVEKAKMAKGPMDMCPPVPMQYLVLEVLRNKVFKHVKERAIEAYRLKRDLMIKAIEKYLPGIKYTRPVAGMFVLIWLPRNIEAAQFTEVLLEKYDVAAIPATPFYTDESGRSVVRLNFSMAKTDLIDEGIRRIGELLKELTT, from the coding sequence ATGTCTAGACCGGATTACTATAAATTCTTAAGTAGCAGGGCCAATCTTATAGAGCCTAGCCCTATAAGGGAGATGGTAAGCAAGATCGCGGTTAAATCAAAAACCAGGCAAGTCATATCCTTTGCGGCGGGAGAGCCGGATCCCGACGTGATACCCAGGGAGCTCTACGCTGAGCTGTCTTCAGAGCTTTTCAAAAAAGTAAGGATAATAGGCAACTACTCCCCTGCTGATGGAGTCATAGACTTGAAGAATGAGATAGCAGGATTCATGAAGGAATTTGAAGGGGTTAGCACAAACCCCGAGAACATCGTTGTGACCCTCGGAGGCTCCCAGGCCATCGATCTTATAGGGAGGCTACTCCTGGATCCGGGAGATATGGTTTTGACTGAGAACCCATCTTACGTTAACACACTCCTCGTCTGGAAGCACTATGGGGTTCAGATTAAGGGAATACCCATGGATGATCATGGGCTGATACCGGAAGAGTTGGACAGGGCGCTTTCAAAGCTGAGTAAGGAGGGGAAAAGGGTTAAACTACTCTACACTATCCCGACAGGGCAGAACCCTTCCGGCCTGACTCTGGCCCAGGAGAGGAGGAAGCACGTTCTGGAGATTGCGAGCAAGTACGATATCCTCGTAGTGGAGGACACGGCTTACAACCACCTATTGTACGAGCCTATAGAGGTTAAAACGTTAAGATCTATGGATAAGGAGGGCAGGGTTATCTATGTAGGCTCCTTTAGCAAAGTCCTCGGAACAGGATTGAGAATTGGCTGGCTGGAAGGGCCGCTGGAGATTGTTGAGAAAGCTAAGATGGCCAAGGGGCCCATGGACATGTGTCCCCCAGTTCCAATGCAATACTTAGTGCTAGAGGTATTGAGAAACAAGGTTTTCAAGCATGTGAAGGAAAGGGCTATTGAAGCCTACAGGTTGAAACGGGATCTAATGATCAAAGCCATAGAGAAGTACTTGCCGGGGATCAAGTACACGCGTCCAGTAGCTGGAATGTTCGTGCTGATATGGTTGCCTAGGAACATAGAGGCGGCACAGTTCACAGAAGTCCTTCTAGAAAAGTATGATGTCGCAGCAATCCCTGCCACGCCATTCTACACTGATGAGTCAGGGAGGAGTGTCGTTAGGCTCAACTTCTCAATGGCTAAGACAGACCTTATCGATGAGGGTATTAGACGTATAGGAGAGCTTTTAAAGGAGCTCACTACCTAG
- a CDS encoding magnesium transporter — MNRLLISMGALGVGEVLAGLSLQTSVEILTLYPVFLMLIPGLMDLRGDVYGSFGYRLTTALHIGETEPRILSKYNLYNVLISYSVTIIASIIIALLAYIISASLDLSSPDLLTLLFISLASSTIIYLILTPVTTFSIILLFKTGRDPTDFVATIVTGVGDALTPFTFITVSSLFQALSPSSEAIIVASLSTIAIVSVLIVWRTGGLRTLLENTASSVAASFGSSLGGLSLATRTAILARLPLILGSLPAFNALIGAGMGVLGNSLNVKLHLGVENSLHKYVDDSKTIAIATFIAVLVSMLIVSGLTLTSIQSVGISVLIIGLSFPVLFLISSLLTFYLTQVSFKMGWNPDNLVFPLMTTFVDLNGPLIVSSVASFFV; from the coding sequence GTGAATCGGCTATTAATATCCATGGGAGCACTGGGCGTTGGCGAAGTATTGGCAGGCCTCAGTCTCCAGACAAGCGTTGAAATCCTTACCCTATACCCTGTTTTCTTAATGCTGATCCCCGGCTTAATGGATCTCCGGGGAGACGTGTACGGATCTTTCGGCTACAGGCTTACAACAGCCCTTCACATCGGTGAAACCGAGCCAAGGATTCTCTCAAAGTATAATCTCTACAATGTTTTAATCAGCTACTCCGTCACTATAATTGCATCAATAATAATAGCGCTATTAGCCTACATTATCTCGGCTTCACTAGACCTTTCATCCCCGGACCTCCTCACACTCCTATTCATATCCCTGGCCTCTAGCACAATAATATACCTCATCCTGACCCCGGTAACCACTTTTTCAATAATACTTCTGTTCAAAACTGGGAGGGATCCTACGGATTTCGTCGCAACGATCGTCACAGGCGTTGGTGATGCGTTAACCCCTTTCACATTCATCACTGTTTCAAGCCTTTTCCAAGCACTCTCACCTTCTTCGGAGGCCATTATTGTTGCTTCACTAAGCACTATCGCTATTGTCTCCGTGCTTATTGTATGGAGAACTGGAGGGTTGAGAACCCTGTTGGAGAACACGGCATCGTCTGTCGCAGCATCATTCGGCAGTAGCCTGGGAGGGCTGTCCCTTGCAACCAGGACAGCAATACTTGCGAGGCTACCATTAATCCTTGGCTCGTTGCCAGCTTTCAACGCCTTAATAGGTGCTGGAATGGGCGTCCTCGGGAACTCTTTAAACGTGAAGCTCCACCTTGGCGTTGAAAACTCTTTGCACAAGTACGTTGATGATTCGAAAACAATAGCCATCGCAACCTTCATAGCAGTGTTAGTGAGCATGCTAATAGTTTCAGGGCTAACCTTGACAAGCATTCAAAGCGTCGGAATAAGTGTTCTCATAATAGGGTTATCATTCCCAGTACTCTTCCTCATCTCCTCCCTGCTCACTTTCTACTTGACCCAGGTTTCTTTTAAAATGGGCTGGAACCCTGACAACCTTGTGTTTCCGTTAATGACCACTTTCGTGGATCTAAACGGACCACTCATAGTGTCAAGCGTTGCAAGCTTCTTTGTTTAA
- a CDS encoding potassium channel family protein encodes MSQRIPPDIHRMLHEKPVKITYKAMPVREVLNNIWLQSDIALDLAFYSYFARDNGTAKLVLEINKSIDELLGQFILHTSLAYGRSREGGFAVLLAHYYASSMDTIVDSVKDIVYMLLTGYDILVSYENILYYTEGEVIAPYTLAEDVRVIDITDKYPLDVILAAKNGEWRIAPGLREKISRGSRIYLRGFKENVYRFFRDKGVEIAEKPLENREAEQLIKGIIELKEFTRLMVDLAHYSLTEANPGVIQEVEDLEVYVDWKHLQVLNTLRECFGRIDSSTHVGLTTMLKELEDIADASNTISHITMMIGETPGEYYDVFKKVFETIGETLRTITVEKEVELDKLTLWLRKYGGSVLAVKSGTEWIAHPLAKNIVLKPGDKILLAHQAEFTDEVNTILSKISRSH; translated from the coding sequence TTGAGCCAGCGAATCCCGCCCGACATTCATAGAATGTTGCATGAGAAACCCGTTAAGATAACCTACAAGGCGATGCCGGTTAGAGAGGTTTTAAACAACATCTGGCTACAATCAGACATAGCCCTCGACCTTGCGTTTTACTCTTACTTCGCCCGTGACAACGGCACTGCTAAGCTAGTCCTCGAGATAAACAAGAGCATCGACGAGCTACTCGGCCAGTTTATCCTTCACACGAGCCTAGCCTACGGGAGAAGTAGGGAGGGTGGTTTCGCAGTCCTCCTCGCACACTACTATGCTTCGTCAATGGACACTATCGTGGACTCGGTGAAGGATATAGTGTACATGCTTCTAACAGGCTACGACATACTGGTCAGCTACGAGAACATTCTCTACTACACCGAGGGCGAGGTCATAGCCCCATACACTCTCGCCGAGGATGTCAGGGTAATAGATATCACCGATAAGTACCCGCTAGATGTCATTCTCGCGGCGAAGAACGGGGAATGGAGGATCGCGCCGGGGTTGCGTGAGAAGATTTCAAGGGGGAGCAGAATCTACTTGAGAGGCTTCAAAGAAAATGTTTACAGGTTTTTCAGGGATAAGGGCGTGGAGATCGCGGAGAAGCCGCTCGAGAACAGGGAGGCGGAGCAACTAATTAAAGGGATTATCGAGTTGAAAGAGTTCACAAGGCTAATGGTTGACCTAGCACACTACTCGCTCACGGAGGCCAACCCCGGGGTCATTCAAGAGGTGGAGGACCTTGAGGTCTACGTTGACTGGAAACACCTCCAAGTCCTCAACACCCTGAGAGAGTGCTTCGGGAGAATAGATTCCTCAACCCATGTAGGGCTGACAACCATGTTGAAAGAGCTCGAGGACATAGCCGACGCCAGCAACACGATAAGCCACATAACAATGATGATAGGGGAAACACCTGGAGAATACTACGACGTTTTCAAAAAAGTCTTCGAAACCATAGGTGAAACCCTCAGAACAATCACGGTTGAAAAAGAAGTCGAGCTCGACAAGCTCACCCTCTGGTTGCGGAAATACGGGGGCTCGGTGCTAGCCGTGAAAAGCGGAACGGAGTGGATAGCACACCCGCTCGCTAAAAACATAGTGTTAAAGCCCGGGGACAAGATACTCCTAGCCCACCAGGCAGAGTTCACGGACGAGGTAAACACAATTCTTTCAAAAATCTCAAGAAGCCATTGA
- a CDS encoding archaellin/type IV pilin N-terminal domain-containing protein — translation MKAISPVIATVIIVAVAIAISIAVALWLTGIVGGFTTVENLQITYAYAEKTGTVWNIQLRIENKGTGTATIDQVFVNGKPLDSNAINISLPISINPGQSQSITITLSGTGFSSGQQVEVKLHTASGKEYPKMVTLP, via the coding sequence ATGAAGGCAATCTCACCAGTCATAGCAACAGTCATAATTGTGGCAGTAGCAATAGCAATTTCAATAGCAGTAGCGCTATGGCTGACAGGCATAGTTGGAGGATTCACAACAGTGGAGAACCTGCAAATAACCTACGCATACGCTGAAAAAACTGGTACGGTTTGGAATATTCAATTAAGGATCGAGAACAAGGGCACAGGCACAGCTACAATTGATCAAGTATTTGTAAACGGCAAGCCATTAGATAGCAATGCTATCAACATATCCTTACCCATATCGATTAACCCAGGACAAAGTCAATCTATAACCATTACCTTGTCTGGCACGGGCTTCTCGTCAGGTCAGCAGGTTGAGGTAAAGCTTCATACTGCCAGCGGTAAGGAGTATCCGAAAATGGTCACCCTACCATAA